The proteins below come from a single Caldisalinibacter kiritimatiensis genomic window:
- the rnr gene encoding ribonuclease R yields the protein MNTKEKIVEVMREQAYKPMLREELADFFQINRDEVKEFYKILDEMEAEGRIIKTRNNRYGIPERMNLVVGKLQGNPKGYGFVIPDNEDLKDIFVSPSDLNGALHGDKVVVRVSRTYEDLRKPEGEVIRILERANKKIVGTFEKSRNFGFVVPDDNRINMDVFIPKSEINGAKTDQKVVVEITKWPEKRRSPEGKVVEILGDKDDVGTDILAVIKKYGLSQEFPTKVINEAKSIPDTIPVSEIKRRRDLRDMTIFTIDGADAKDLDDAVSIEKLNNGNYKLGVHIADVSYYVKEGSKLDKEALKRGTSVYLVDRVIPMLPQKLSNGVCSLNPKVPRLTLSVFMETNEDGKVLSHEIVESIIQSKERLTYTDVSDILEKDDPQLKQRYEHILEELKLMEELCNILQEKREKRGSIDFNFDEAKIVLDKDGKPVDIRKRERRIANRMIEEFMLVCNETVAEYMYWTNTPFIYRIHEDPDVERINEFNKFIHNFGYVLKGTQDIHPKELQQLLKKVESTKEETVINTLMLRSLKKARYSSDSQSHFGLAARYYCHFTSPIRRYPDLQIHRIIKELLNGKITESRIEKLKRRAPSVAEQSSVRERIAEEAERETEDLKKVEYMSERIGEIYEGIISGITSFGIFVELDNTIEGLVHVSTLVDDYYQYDELNYCLIGERTKKTYKIGDVVKVQLVKADISSREIDFILIEE from the coding sequence ATGAATACTAAAGAGAAGATAGTTGAGGTTATGAGGGAACAAGCCTATAAGCCTATGCTCAGGGAAGAGCTTGCTGATTTTTTTCAGATTAATCGTGATGAAGTAAAAGAGTTTTATAAGATACTTGATGAAATGGAAGCAGAAGGACGAATAATTAAAACTAGAAATAACAGATACGGAATACCAGAAAGAATGAATTTAGTTGTAGGGAAATTACAAGGTAATCCCAAAGGATATGGATTTGTTATACCTGATAACGAAGACTTAAAGGACATTTTTGTTTCTCCTTCTGACTTAAATGGAGCTTTGCATGGAGATAAGGTTGTAGTACGTGTATCTAGAACATATGAAGATTTAAGAAAACCAGAGGGAGAAGTTATCAGAATACTAGAAAGAGCTAATAAAAAGATAGTAGGTACATTTGAGAAGAGTAGAAATTTCGGTTTTGTTGTTCCAGATGACAACAGAATTAATATGGATGTATTTATACCTAAGTCTGAAATTAATGGAGCAAAAACCGACCAAAAGGTAGTAGTAGAGATTACAAAATGGCCTGAAAAACGAAGAAGTCCAGAAGGTAAAGTAGTAGAAATATTGGGAGATAAAGATGATGTTGGAACAGATATATTAGCTGTAATTAAAAAATATGGTTTATCTCAAGAGTTTCCAACAAAGGTTATTAATGAAGCCAAAAGCATACCAGATACTATTCCAGTAAGTGAAATAAAGCGTAGAAGAGATTTGAGAGATATGACAATATTTACAATTGATGGTGCAGATGCTAAGGATTTAGATGATGCGGTATCTATTGAAAAGCTCAATAATGGAAATTACAAGTTAGGTGTACATATTGCTGATGTATCATATTATGTGAAAGAAGGTTCTAAGTTAGATAAGGAAGCACTAAAAAGAGGAACTAGTGTTTATTTAGTAGATAGAGTAATACCTATGTTACCGCAGAAGCTATCAAATGGTGTATGTAGCTTAAATCCTAAGGTTCCAAGACTTACCTTAAGTGTATTTATGGAAACAAATGAAGACGGTAAGGTTTTAAGTCACGAAATAGTTGAAAGCATAATACAAAGTAAAGAAAGATTAACTTATACAGATGTATCAGATATTTTAGAAAAAGATGACCCACAATTAAAGCAAAGATATGAGCATATATTAGAAGAACTTAAACTTATGGAGGAGTTATGTAACATATTACAAGAAAAACGAGAAAAGAGAGGAAGTATAGATTTTAATTTTGATGAAGCTAAAATAGTTCTAGATAAAGATGGTAAGCCTGTAGATATAAGAAAAAGAGAACGTAGGATTGCTAATAGAATGATAGAGGAATTTATGTTGGTTTGTAACGAAACAGTAGCTGAATATATGTACTGGACAAATACACCTTTTATATATAGAATACATGAAGACCCAGATGTAGAAAGAATTAATGAATTTAATAAGTTTATACATAACTTTGGATATGTATTAAAGGGCACACAAGACATACATCCAAAGGAATTACAACAGTTATTAAAGAAAGTTGAAAGTACTAAAGAAGAAACAGTTATTAATACATTGATGTTAAGGTCATTGAAAAAGGCTAGATATAGTAGTGACAGTCAAAGTCACTTTGGATTGGCAGCAAGATATTATTGTCACTTTACTTCACCTATAAGGAGATATCCTGATTTACAGATTCATAGAATAATAAAAGAGCTTCTAAATGGTAAAATTACAGAATCTAGAATAGAAAAATTAAAAAGAAGAGCACCTTCGGTAGCAGAACAGTCATCGGTAAGAGAAAGAATAGCAGAAGAAGCAGAAAGAGAAACAGAAGATCTTAAAAAGGTTGAATATATGTCAGAAAGAATTGGAGAGATTTATGAAGGGATTATCTCAGGGATTACTTCCTTCGGTATTTTTGTAGAGCTTGATAATACTATTGAAGGTCTAGTGCATGTGAGTACATTAGTTGACGATTACTATCAATATGATGAGTTAAACTATTGCTTAATAGGAGAAAGAACTAAGAAGACATACAAGATAGGAGATGTAGTAAAGGTTCAGCTAGTAAAAGCAGATATCAGTAGTCGAGAAATAGATTTTATATTAATAGAAGAATAA
- a CDS encoding HDIG domain-containing metalloprotein, producing MNREEALKQVKKNVKNKNLVKHMLAAEAVMRGLAEKFNEDVDKWGLAGLVHDIDYEETADDPNRHSIVGAEMLQELGYEDDVVYAVKVHNDAHGLERKSLMDKALYCSDPLTGLIVAAALISPTKKLNDIDTQFVMNRFNEKSFARGANREQIKACRELGLELEEFISIGLESMQKIHKDLGL from the coding sequence ATGAATAGAGAAGAAGCTTTAAAGCAAGTTAAGAAAAATGTAAAAAACAAAAACCTTGTTAAGCACATGCTAGCAGCAGAAGCAGTAATGAGAGGACTAGCAGAAAAATTTAATGAAGATGTTGACAAATGGGGGTTAGCTGGATTAGTACACGATATAGATTATGAAGAAACTGCCGATGACCCTAACAGACATAGCATAGTTGGAGCTGAAATGCTACAAGAACTAGGTTATGAAGACGATGTTGTATATGCTGTTAAGGTACATAATGATGCACATGGATTAGAGAGAAAATCATTAATGGATAAAGCACTTTATTGTAGTGACCCTTTAACAGGCTTAATAGTTGCTGCAGCACTTATTTCACCAACTAAAAAATTAAATGATATCGATACTCAATTTGTAATGAATCGTTTTAATGAGAAGTCATTTGCTAGAGGTGCTAATAGAGAACAAATTAAAGCATGTAGAGAATTAGGTTTAGAATTAGAAGAATTTATTAGTATAGGTCTTGAATCAATGCAAAAGATTCATAAGGATTTAGGTCTATAA
- a CDS encoding alpha/beta hydrolase, whose product MNYLHENAKPFYFKGNNIGILLIHGFTGSPAEMRLLGEYLADKGYTVKGILLKGHGTKVEDMEQTNWKDWISSAETELIQLKNKCDKIIVIGLSMGGIIALNLAARFEVDSIISISAPINITNKKAYFSSILKYFKKYEYKPKKELAKDIEDYLIGYDKTPVSVVPHLLKLIRKTKWRLRKVKAPVLILQSKNDNTVKYDSAEYIFNKVGSEIKKLVFLEKSGHVVTVDCERDKAFKEINKFIKDIGIVEE is encoded by the coding sequence TTGAATTATTTACATGAGAATGCAAAACCTTTTTATTTTAAAGGTAATAATATAGGAATTTTATTAATACATGGGTTTACAGGTTCACCTGCAGAGATGAGATTATTAGGTGAATATTTAGCAGATAAGGGTTATACAGTTAAAGGCATATTATTGAAGGGACATGGGACAAAGGTAGAAGATATGGAGCAGACAAATTGGAAGGATTGGATTTCTTCTGCAGAAACAGAATTGATACAACTTAAAAATAAATGTGACAAAATTATTGTAATTGGACTTTCAATGGGAGGAATAATAGCATTAAATCTGGCAGCGAGATTTGAAGTAGATAGTATTATTAGTATATCTGCTCCAATAAATATAACTAATAAAAAAGCATACTTTTCATCTATTTTAAAGTATTTTAAAAAATATGAATACAAGCCTAAAAAAGAACTAGCAAAAGATATAGAAGATTATCTTATAGGATATGATAAAACACCAGTGTCAGTAGTACCTCATTTATTAAAATTGATTAGAAAAACAAAGTGGAGATTAAGAAAAGTAAAGGCTCCTGTACTTATTTTACAATCAAAGAATGACAACACTGTAAAATATGATAGTGCAGAATATATATTTAATAAAGTTGGTTCTGAAATAAAAAAATTAGTTTTCTTAGAAAAAAGTGGACATGTTGTAACTGTTGATTGTGAAAGGGATAAAGCTTTTAAGGAAATAAATAAATTTATTAAAGATATAGGAATAGTTGAAGAATAA
- a CDS encoding D-alanine--D-alanine ligase family protein, whose protein sequence is MKKKVGVVFGGRSVEHEVSVITGLQIIENIDKSKYDVIPIYINKDGKWLTGDSLLDFKNFKENKLNDLKEIVVIPKSNDNKIYTHPEKIKLFGKKILDSIDVIIPAVHGTNGEDGTLQGLFELMNIPYVGGGVLASSVGMDKVVMKSVFKSYDLPVVDYIWFFRKRWNENKENVIKEVEEKLGYPVFVKPANLGSSIGITKAKDREKLEEAIEVAIRYDRKIIVEKSVENPREINCAVLGYDDNLKTSLCEEPLGWKELLSYEDKYVRSNTKGAKGERRVIPADILDNIKEQIEELAKQAFMAIDCRGVARIDFLVQEDKVYINEINTMPGSISYYLWEPMGISFKELINELLEIAFVTYQDKQKNMYSYDVDLFKKIDLANNSAKI, encoded by the coding sequence ATGAAGAAAAAGGTAGGGGTAGTGTTTGGAGGCAGAAGTGTAGAGCACGAAGTTTCAGTTATAACAGGATTACAAATAATAGAAAACATTGATAAATCAAAATATGATGTTATACCTATATATATAAATAAAGATGGTAAATGGCTTACAGGTGATAGTTTACTAGACTTTAAAAACTTTAAAGAAAATAAGTTAAATGATTTAAAAGAGATAGTAGTTATTCCAAAGAGTAATGATAATAAAATATACACACATCCAGAGAAAATAAAATTATTTGGGAAGAAGATATTAGATAGTATAGATGTTATTATTCCAGCTGTACATGGCACTAATGGAGAAGATGGTACTTTACAAGGATTATTTGAGCTAATGAACATTCCATATGTAGGTGGAGGAGTATTAGCTTCATCAGTAGGAATGGATAAAGTAGTTATGAAATCTGTATTTAAATCTTACGATTTACCTGTAGTAGATTATATATGGTTTTTCAGAAAAAGATGGAATGAAAACAAAGAAAATGTGATAAAAGAAGTAGAAGAGAAGTTAGGTTATCCTGTATTTGTGAAGCCTGCTAATCTAGGTTCAAGTATAGGAATAACTAAAGCTAAAGATAGAGAAAAATTAGAAGAAGCTATAGAAGTAGCTATAAGATATGATAGAAAAATTATAGTAGAAAAAAGTGTAGAAAATCCTAGAGAGATAAATTGTGCAGTATTAGGATATGATGATAACTTAAAGACATCCTTATGCGAGGAACCGTTAGGATGGAAGGAATTATTATCATACGAAGATAAGTATGTAAGGAGTAATACTAAAGGAGCTAAAGGAGAAAGAAGAGTTATTCCAGCAGATATTCTAGATAATATAAAAGAGCAAATAGAGGAACTTGCTAAACAAGCATTTATGGCTATAGATTGTAGAGGAGTAGCTAGAATAGATTTCTTAGTACAAGAAGATAAAGTTTATATTAATGAGATTAATACTATGCCTGGTTCTATTTCATATTACCTTTGGGAACCAATGGGTATATCATTTAAAGAATTAATAAATGAGCTTTTAGAAATAGCTTTTGTAACATACCAAGATAAACAAAAAAATATGTATTCTTATGATGTTGATTTATTTAAGAAAATTGATTTAGCAAACAACTCAGCGAAAATATAA
- a CDS encoding UDP-N-acetylmuramoyl-tripeptide--D-alanyl-D-alanine ligase has product MDVISNNLFWILAVVTGALWLTAAFYKIRFCLHMIQLEGYKNKNYINWLEEFGYKVFTNKVKMSFIAISILSVLYLISSLFTKNLIIWIGYIVLWSLLILFSINFKKEKAKKELVYTKRAKRLLVSNFIVNLLELALIAVVFFLVVGLKYYYPVILLASAVIYYFIPQNMILANILVRPVENRVNKYYYDKAYNKVRSFKDLNVVGITGSFGKTSTKFITAKILEEKYNVLKTPESYNTPMGISKVINNTLNDEHEVFVVEMGARQIGDIEEVAKLAGPQIGILTAVGPTHLDTFKNIDNIMKTKYELIEELPTDGIAIFNYDNEYVRKLADKTFKEKILYGMEDVEKLDIYATDIEVGEMGSTFILNDKEGNKVKCNTKLLGEHNISNLLAGAATGKALGLTLEEIAEGISKVEPVPHRLQLINPGTGVIVIDDSFNSNPISSKAALDVVSQFKEGRKIVITPGMVELGEQEEEANEQFGRNIAKVCDYAILVGKNRTKPIYRGILDEGFNKDNIFVVSTLDQATNKLQQIVKPKDVVLFENDLPDTYNE; this is encoded by the coding sequence ATGGATGTGATTAGTAACAATTTATTTTGGATTTTAGCAGTGGTTACTGGAGCATTATGGCTAACAGCTGCTTTTTATAAAATTAGATTTTGTCTTCATATGATACAATTAGAAGGATATAAAAATAAAAATTACATAAACTGGCTTGAGGAGTTCGGTTATAAAGTTTTTACTAATAAAGTAAAGATGTCTTTCATAGCTATTAGTATTTTATCTGTACTATATTTAATTTCTTCATTATTTACAAAGAATTTAATCATATGGATAGGATATATAGTTTTATGGTCTCTATTAATTTTATTTAGTATAAACTTTAAAAAAGAAAAGGCTAAAAAAGAATTAGTTTATACTAAAAGAGCAAAAAGATTGTTAGTGTCTAATTTCATAGTTAATTTACTAGAATTAGCTTTAATAGCTGTAGTATTTTTCTTAGTTGTTGGATTAAAATATTACTATCCTGTAATATTGTTAGCTAGTGCAGTTATATATTATTTCATACCTCAAAATATGATTTTAGCAAATATACTAGTTAGACCAGTTGAAAATAGGGTTAATAAATATTATTACGATAAAGCTTATAATAAGGTTAGAAGCTTTAAAGACTTAAACGTAGTTGGAATAACGGGTAGTTTTGGTAAGACAAGTACTAAATTTATTACAGCTAAAATATTAGAAGAAAAGTATAATGTACTAAAAACTCCAGAGAGTTATAATACACCTATGGGTATAAGTAAAGTTATAAATAATACTTTAAACGACGAACACGAAGTCTTTGTGGTAGAAATGGGAGCTAGACAAATAGGTGATATAGAGGAAGTAGCAAAACTTGCTGGTCCTCAAATTGGTATACTTACTGCTGTAGGACCGACACATCTTGATACATTTAAAAACATAGATAATATTATGAAAACTAAGTATGAGTTAATAGAAGAATTACCAACGGATGGTATAGCTATATTCAATTACGACAACGAATATGTAAGAAAGTTAGCTGATAAGACATTTAAAGAAAAAATATTATATGGTATGGAAGATGTTGAAAAATTAGATATATATGCAACAGATATAGAAGTAGGAGAAATGGGTTCAACGTTTATACTTAATGATAAAGAAGGAAATAAAGTAAAATGTAATACTAAGCTGTTAGGAGAGCATAACATTTCAAATCTATTAGCAGGAGCAGCTACAGGAAAGGCTTTAGGATTGACTTTAGAAGAAATAGCAGAAGGCATATCTAAAGTAGAGCCAGTACCTCATAGATTGCAGTTAATAAATCCTGGTACAGGAGTTATTGTTATAGACGATTCATTTAATTCAAACCCAATAAGTTCTAAAGCAGCATTAGATGTAGTTAGTCAATTTAAAGAGGGAAGAAAAATTGTTATAACACCAGGTATGGTAGAATTAGGAGAACAAGAAGAAGAAGCTAATGAACAATTTGGAAGAAATATAGCTAAAGTATGTGATTATGCTATACTTGTAGGAAAAAATAGAACAAAACCTATATACAGAGGAATATTAGATGAAGGCTTTAATAAAGATAATATATTTGTTGTAAGCACATTAGACCAAGCAACAAATAAACTTCAACAGATTGTAAAACCTAAGGATGTTGTATTATTCGAAAATGACTTACCTGATACGTATAATGAATAA
- a CDS encoding alpha/beta fold hydrolase: MKVNIDGLNISYVCEGEGKNVLLLHGWGANITTMLPILNHLKDRFKVYAIDLPGFGESDKPKEIWGNFEYADIVKKFIDKMEMKEVILIGHSHGGRISIILSNRYPELVKKMVLIDSAGLIPKRSMKYYLKVYSFKTLKFLYNTMLFWTNKEERMEKFYKKFGSTDYRAADGIMRKIMVKVINQDLRPLLKGIKASTLLVWGKDDTATPVYMGKIMEKEIKDSGLVVLENAGHYSYVDQYNRFKLILDSFLKD, translated from the coding sequence ATGAAAGTAAACATAGATGGTTTGAATATAAGCTATGTTTGTGAAGGCGAAGGAAAAAATGTCTTACTATTGCATGGATGGGGAGCAAATATAACTACAATGCTACCTATACTTAATCATTTAAAGGATAGATTTAAAGTATATGCAATAGACTTACCTGGCTTTGGTGAGAGTGATAAACCAAAAGAGATTTGGGGGAATTTTGAATATGCAGATATAGTGAAGAAGTTTATAGATAAGATGGAAATGAAAGAAGTTATTCTTATTGGACATTCACATGGAGGTAGAATTTCGATTATATTATCTAATAGATATCCAGAACTAGTAAAGAAAATGGTTCTTATTGATAGTGCAGGTTTAATACCAAAACGCTCTATGAAGTACTACTTAAAAGTATATAGCTTTAAGACTTTAAAATTCTTATATAATACTATGTTGTTTTGGACTAATAAAGAAGAAAGAATGGAGAAATTTTATAAAAAATTTGGTTCTACAGATTATAGAGCAGCAGATGGTATAATGAGAAAGATAATGGTCAAAGTTATAAACCAAGACTTAAGACCACTATTAAAAGGCATCAAAGCATCAACACTACTTGTATGGGGTAAAGATGATACAGCTACTCCAGTTTATATGGGAAAAATAATGGAAAAAGAGATAAAGGACAGTGGATTAGTAGTACTTGAGAATGCAGGACATTATTCATATGTAGATCAATATAATAGATTTAAGTTAATATTAGATAGCTTTTTAAAGGATTAA